A portion of the Podospora pseudoanserina strain CBS 124.78 chromosome 2, whole genome shotgun sequence genome contains these proteins:
- a CDS encoding hypothetical protein (EggNog:ENOG503NUDC; COG:O), whose product MPTPATPKINSKSPTIRRILKEAQELTNHPSPFFLASPLETDLFEWHFTLLGPPSSPYENGLYHGRINLPPSYPLRPPSFRFLTPSGRFEVNREICLSISGHHEETWQPAWGIRTALVALRSFMETDVKGQLGGLEAGSEVRRRLAGESRGWICGVGCSIGQGGRRNEEVMGEHVKMCREMGVVEQGEKVPEELKMGWRDEMGEKVKEKETESDGEETARLAEGFVQTVAAPAPLGTVDNERPAERVPTPHPGVDVRGVQQRLLAEARREDTSQDEGVPVWLDRLIIAVAVLLIAAVARVMLG is encoded by the exons atgccgaccccagcaacccccaaaataaactccaaatcccccaccatccgccGCATTT TAaaagaagcccaagaactcaccaaccacccctcccccttcttcctcgcctcccccctcgaAACTGACCTCTTCGAATGGCACTTCACCCTGTTAggtcccccctcctccccctacGAGAACGGGCTTTACCACGGCCGTATCAACCTCCCGCCTTCCTACCCCCTCCGCCCGCCTAGCTTCCGATTTCTGACCCCCTCCGGCAGATTCGAAGTAAACAGGGAAATCTGCCTCAGCATCAGCGGCCATCACGAAGAGACGTGGCAGCCTGCTTGGGGGATTAGGACAGCCTTGGTTGCGTTACGGTCGTTTATGGAGACGGATGTCAAGGGGCAATTAGGGGGGTTGGAAGCGGGAAGCGAAGTGAGGAGACGGTTGGCGGGGGAGTCAAGGGGGTGGATTTGTGGGGTGGGTTGTAGTATTGGacagggggggaggaggaatgaagaggtgatgggggagcATGTGAAGATGTGTCGGGAGATGGGGGTCGTGGAGCAAGGAGAAAAGGTGCCCGAGGAGTTGaagatggggtggagggatgagatgggggaaaaggtgaaggaaaaggagacggagagtgatggggaagaaacggcgaggttggcggaggggtttGTTCAGACTGTTGCTGCACCTGCACCCCTTGGGACGGTTGATAACGAGAGACCTGCTGAACGGGTGCCGACGCCGCATCCGGGGGTTGATGTGCGGGGGGTGCAGCAGCGGTTGTtggcggaggcgaggagggaggatacAAGTCAGGACGAGGGGGTACCGGTTTGGTTGGATAGGTTGATTATTGCTGTGGCTGTGTTGTTGATTGCGGCTGTGGCGAGGGTAATgcttggttga
- a CDS encoding hypothetical protein (EggNog:ENOG503Q4UT; COG:S) has protein sequence MTYRDTMPPGQAYGGEHQPQHPQFHPQQHAYGQHQAQQHQQRPQLPQPQGQPHPRLPSVSQTAYPPYANGYQNGNQQYQHNQYVHPAYPQQQHPQSQPQLQPQQLLLPHPQPPAQQHRQHQPQPPVQPTAQYYPASGAPQPQPYVNYSNGTYTQPSPSQPPQPPIPTPSAAPVQFVNLSYLQQSPATPRPTSHVPPASQPPARTMSPQISQLPPIARPPQRTPFAEDSPKLNERPPPSRAAPSLKIPKDQRRPSVGAGVAKSPATPSSSAHTETLPLLISVAEDCFAKANTASQRVAKSMSEAEVADHHKLVATGLGCLDVALKSNKLWPRLEARLCLRYASVLIDETTNIMEAETTLTRGIAVCDKNRFLDLKYCSQFLLMKTLFQRNPKAAFKLIEGHISDCGTYKHVHWIYAFRFLKASFHLQAGSPAEHGAIDNLRKIAGVANQRKDFSIFAMAMLLEGFAHMTTMKDDWANRVQLCVAQVSKIQLESSIQIPQIDILLRLLDLACSLHQKSHQVAAQKLTVLQRQLEELKNSPDWPLQNGEVFLSINRMSNTAPTVSNDTRAVVRQGEGNADYLVLSTLGKQEAWAIAWVFNGIVAHYRATTPGRSATLWNEGLRVLDDTKVSTAPQPLPEALRQHDWARELTCYTHILIGLQAATVTDWARVKQSLDAIHEQPHTSPSPGSSVDILTLYLEGCQQQGMANMDEALAIWKNPRFELDPTGAYKNGSRLETELCILAALNRVYIMQEPNHRDSAETAELIDLLRPICEDNPDLEIRTAWNLVLASSTFEPELSLNQAKRHIQGGLSGAQQLNNTQYLSMALNIMRCKLFENVVGEQALKSAKAGATQARKSGNLLWMSVAEGMLGQSFEIEGRMGEAGRARGEGVRLANEAYEKTQLR, from the exons ATGACATATCGAGACACGATGCCGCCAGGGCAGGCATACGGTGGTGAACATCAACCGCAGCATCCTCAGTTCCACCCTCAGCAACACGCATACGGGCAACACCAGGcgcaacagcatcagcaacGACCTCAGTTACCGCAACCACAGGGACAACCACATCCGCGTCTTCCATCCGTGTCGCAAACTGCCTATCCCCCATATGCAAATGGATACCAAAATGGGAACCAGCAGTACCAACACAATCAATATGTCCATCCCGCATaccctcagcagcagcacccacAATCGCAACCACAACTGCAACCGCAGCAACTTCTGCTCCCGCACCCGCAACCACCggcacaacaacaccgccagcaccaaccacaaccgccgGTGCAGCCGACTGCCCAATACTATCCGGCTTCGGGTGCGCCACAGCCGCAGCCCTATGTAAACTACAGTAATGGGACCTATACTCAACcttcaccatcacaaccaccgcaaccaccGATACCCACCCCCTCGGCCGCTCCCGTACAATTTGTCAACCTGTCCTACCTTCAGCAATCACCTGCCACACCGAGACCTACGAGTCATGTACCACCGGCATCGCAGCCTCCCGCGAGAACGATGAGTCCTCAAATATCACAGCTTCCTCCGATTGCGAGACCCCCGCAGCGAACACCGTTTGCCGAAGATAGCCCAAAGCTCAATGAGCGACCGCCGCCTTCTCGAGCGGCGCCTTCATTGAAAATACCAAAAGACCAAAGGCGACCTAGCGTTGGGGCAGGAGTTGCAAAGTCGCCAGCCACGCCCAGTTCCTCGGCACATACCGAAACGCTCCCCCTTTTAATATCTGTAGCTGAGGACTGTTTCGCGAAGGCAAACACGGCGTCTCAAAGAGTCGCCAAATCCATGTCTGAGGCGGAAGTAGCGGACCACCACAAATTAGTGGCGACTGGCTTGGGGTGTCTGGATGTTGCTCTCAAGTCGAACAAGTTGTGGCCTCGACTGGAAGCGAGGCTGTGTTTGCGATATGCCAGCGTATTGATTGATGAAACGACCAACATCATGGAGGCAGAAACGACCCTGACGAGAGGGATAGCTGTTTGCGACAAG AACCGATTTCTTGATCTCAAATACTGCTCCCAGTTTCTCCTCATGAAGACGCTCTTTCAACGAAATCCCAAAGCTGCTTTCAAGCTCATTGAGGGGCACATTTCGGATTGCGGGACTTACAAACATGTTCACTGGATCTATGCTTTCCGGTTCCTCAAGGCGTCGTTCCATCTCCAGGCCGGATCTCCAGCCGAACACGGCGCGATTGACAATCTACGAAAAATTGCCGGGGTTGCCAACCAGCGCAAAGATTTTTCGATTTTTGCCATGGCCATGCTGTTAGAAGGGTTCGCCCACATGACCACCATGAAGGATGACTGGGCCAACCGGGTGCAGTTGTGTGTTGCCCAGGTGTCCAAGATACAGTTGGAGTCGTCTATTCAGATACCACAGATCGATATACTGTTGCGACTGCTTGATTTGGCCTGCAGTCTTCACCAGAAATCACATCAGGTTGCGGCGCAAAAGTTGACTGTTCTTCAAAGACAGCTGGAAGAGCTCAAGAACTCGCCGGACTGGCCGCTTCAGAATGGGGAAGTGTTTTTGTCTATCAACCGGATGTCGAATACGGCGCCGACGGTTAGTAACGAtacgagggcggtggtgcggCAGGGAGAGGGGAATGCAGACTATCTGGTCTTGTCGACATTGGGGAAGCAGGAGGCTTGGGCTATAGC CTGGGTCTTCAACGGCATCGTCGCCCATTACAgagccaccacccccggccgGAGCGCAACCTTGTGGAACGAAGGCCTCCGCGTCCTTGACGACACCAAAGTCTCCACCGCTCCTCAGCCCCTTCCAGAAGCCCTCAGGCAACACGACTGGGCCAGAGAACTAACCTGCTACACCCACATTCTCATTGGGCTTCAGGCAGCCACAGTCACCGACTGGGCCAGAGTAAAGCAGAGCCTTGATGCCATCCACGAGCAACCGCACACGTCCCCCTCGCCGGGCAGTTCGGTCGATATCTTAACCCTCTACCTCGAAGGCTGCCAGCAGCAGGGCATGGCCAACATGGACGAAGCGCTCGCCATCTGGAAGAACCCCCGTTTTGAGCTTGATCCCACAGGGGCGTACAAGAATGGCTCCCGGCTCGAGACAGAATTGTGTATCCTTGCCGCGCTGAACAGGGTGTACATTATGCAAGAACCCAACCACCGCGACAGCGCCGAGACGGCCGAGTTGattgacctcctccgccccatcTGCGAGGACAATCCCGATCTTGAAATCAGAACGGCCTGGAATCTGGTGTTGGCGTCGAGCACATTTGAACCGGAGCTGTCGCTCAATCAAGCGAAACGGCACATCCAGGGGGGGCTTTCGGGAGCGCAGCAGCTGAACAATACGCAGTATTTGAGCATGGCGCTGAATATTATGAGGTGTAAGCTGTTTGAGAATGTGGTGGGGGAGCAGGCGCTGAAGAGTGCTAAGGCGGGGGCGAcgcaggcgaggaagagcgGGAATTTGTTGTGGATGAGTGTAGCGGAGGGGATGCTGGGACAGAGTTTTGAGATTGAGGGAcggatgggggaggcgggaagggcgaggggggagggggtgaggttggctAATGAGGCTTATGAGAAGACGCAGTTGAGgtag
- the rpl36_2 gene encoding ribosomal protein L36 (EggNog:ENOG503P53R; COG:J), translated as MAATKETSRSGIATGLNKGHKTTARVAKPRVSRTKGHLSKRTAFVRDLVKEVAGLAPYERRIIELLRNSKDKRARKLAKKKLGTFGRAKAKVEDMNRVIAESRRAGH; from the exons ATGGCCGCTACCAAGGAGACTTCCCGCTCTGGCATTGCCACC GGTCTCAACAAGGGCCAC AAGACCACCGCCCGCGTCGCCAAGCCCCGCGTTAGCCGCACCAAGGGTCACCTTAGCAAGCGCACTGCCTTCGTCCGTGACCTTGTCAAGGAGGTTGCTGG TCTCGCTCCCTATGAGCGCCGCATCATCGAATTGCTGCGCAACTCCAAGGATAAGCGTGCCCGTAAGCttgccaagaagaag CTCGGTACTTTCGGCCGTGCCAAGGCGAAGGTCGAGGACATGAACCGTGTCATCGCTGAGTCTCGCCGCGCTGGTCACTAA
- the YTM1_1 gene encoding ribosome biogenesis protein ytm1 (COG:D; EggNog:ENOG503NZE8): MATDTPEPSATQLAQALVEFSLRGSFPEENVSSLPLKPDALAEAIKALADARAKLQAEIHAINEDTADDVRAWQTNAQSVQDDMIRSKALANEIIKTSEAPAVSGKDTHDAEAKAEFLVRELNYNAQVQEALKGIRTVNRTLDEVEKARDERRILDALHLLERSWKELDAIPVNKSCRAIKLLDIRAFELKSEVHEVFDHVWNALINVDVEKHTVSMSSGRDDEPMSLSDAVIGLQAYKEVDRRTAQLWASLNAAVLVPRMDMERETLPGIQIQDNTLEVKGTTDKSVESLFTDLEKVFRFLVERLPGDLVETISPTLLPGVIHRVTSVWLDSAVPSSLNDMARFQQVIALAKSFCATLRKLGFTNLGDLLEWTESAPRVWLSKCREAALDAVRTKLSKGFGEPTRVEKIEKQMVSKSEGQQIAANGAAAVDDDGEGWGDAWGIGDDEPPKEEPKEAEKKAAAKPADDGDEDVADAWGWGDEAAEEEQLIEETRKKTEMEDEDPADAWGWGDDTNNDALTATATATKSEPEIRELVLKETYSISSMPHPVLDLIAAIVEDGAALTQDRHASSPVAAAAAGLFGVPTLALALFRAISPHYYAPKEGGNMFLYNDATWLSEKLADFSATWKTRHDISTRAQNMLRLDNDVKALQGFANRAYTNELSLKKMMLRDRLGGEQNLLQLDDTESYVASAVSMVRSIALEWEPILAKSVWQQAVGSMVDALASKIVSDVMDLPSIGQEEAYNIAKHIASVEELDDLFLPSKGEVPLTAQFAGSWLRLKYLSEVLQSNLRDVRYLWTEGELSLYFGVEEVLDLIGASFEDNARTREVVREIRGNPRPRGE; the protein is encoded by the exons ATGGCTACCGATACTCCAGAGCCTTCAGCGACTCAACTGGCACAAGCACTCGTCGAATTTTCTTTACGCGGCTCTTTTCCAGAAGAAAATGTATCGTCACTGCCTCTCAAGCCCGATGCGCTGGCCGAAGCTATCAAGGCCCTCGCAGATGCCAGAGCTAAGCTCCAA GCAGAAATTCATGCGATCAACGAGGATACCGCCGACGATGTGCGAGCATGGCAAACCAATGCGCAATCTGTCCAGGACGACATGATCCGGTCGAAAGCGCTAGCAAACGAAATCATCAAAACTTCTGAAGCACCGGCAGTCTCAGGGAAGGATACCCACGATGCCGAGGCAAAGGCCGAGTTTCTGGTTCGGGAGCTCAACTACAACGCCCAAGTGCAGGAAGCTCTCAAAGGAATCAGGACAGTCAACCGCACACTCGATGAAGTTGAGAAAGCAAGAGATGAGCGGAGGATATTGGATGCGCTACACCTACTCGAACGATCATGGAAGGAACTTGATGCCATACCAGTCAACAAATCCTGTCGGGCAATCAAATTGCTGGATATCAGAGCTTTTGAACTCAAATCTGAGGTTCATGAGGTTTTCGACCATGTGTGGAACGCGCTTATCaatgttgatgttgagaagcaTACGGTCTCTATGAGCAGCGGCCGGGATGATGAACCTATGAGTCTCTCGGATGCGGTGATAGGTCTGCAAGCCTACAAGGAGGTTGACAGGCGTACGGCTCAGCTCTGGGCCAGCCTTAATGCGGCTGTCCTCGTTCCCAGAATGGATATGGAGAGAGAGACCTTGCCGGGCATTCAAATACAAGAT AACACTCTGGAAGTAAAAGGTACGACAGATAAATCTGTCGAGTCTTTATTCACCGATCTCGAAAAGGTTTTTAGGTTCCTTGTTGAAAGATTACCCGGTGACTTGGTCGAGACCATTTCCCCCACCCTTCTTCCAGGGGTAATACACCGAGTAACCAGTGTATGGCTTGATTCGGCCGTCCCATCGTCTTTGAACGACATGGCGAGGTTTCAACAAGTCATCGCTCTCGCCAAAAGCTTCTGTGCGACACTACGGAAACTGGGATTCACAAATCTGGGAGATTTACTAGAGTGGACGGAAAGTGCCCCGAGGGTATGGCTCTCCAAGTGCAGGGAAGCCGCATTGGATGCGGTCCGCACAAAGCTGTCGAAAGGCTTTGGTGAACCGACCCGGGTAGAAAAGATCGAGAAGCAGATGGTGTCAAAGTCAGAAGGTCAACAAATAGCGGCCAATGGGGCCGCAGctgttgatgacgatggagaaggatgggGTGATGCTTGGGGTattggggatgatgagccACCAAAAGAAGAGCCAAaagaggcggagaagaaggcagcTGCCAAACCAGCGGATGACGGTGACGAGGACGTAGCGGAtgcttggggatggggagatgaggctgccgaggaggagcagctcaTTGAGGAGACACGGAAGAAGACCGAgatggaagacgaggatCCAGCTGATGCTTGGGGCTGGGGTGATGATACTAATAATGACGCGCTTACGGCTACAGCGACAGCTACAAAATCGGAGCCAGAGATCAGGGAACTAGTGTTGAAGGAGACATATAGCATTTCATCGATGCCACATCCTGTCTTGGACCTAATAGCAGCCATTGTGGAAGATGGTGCGGCTCTGACCCAGGACAGACACGCGAGTAGCCCGGTAGCAGCAGCTGCGGCTGGACTGTTCGGTGTGCCGACTCTTGCGCTGGCATTATTCAGAGCCATCTCGCCTCACTACTACGCTCCAAAGGAGGGTGGGAATAT GTTCCTCTACAATGACGCAACCTGGCTATCGGAAAAACTAGCGGATTTCTCGGCCACCTGGAAAACCCGCCATGATATCAGCACCCGAGCGCAAAACATGCTGAGACTAGACAACGACGTCAAGGCTCTTCAAGGGTTTGCCAACCGCGCCTACACGAACGAGCTCAGTCTCAAAAAGATGATGCTGCGGGATCGGTTGGGGGGTGAGCAAAACCTTTTGCAGCTGGACGACACGGAATCCTACGTTGCGTCGGCGGTCTCGATGGTTAGGTCGATAGCGCTGGAGTGGGAGCCCATCCTGGCAAAATCTGTGTGGCAGCAGGCGGTTGGGTCGATGGTTGACGCGTTGGCGTCGAAGATTGTTTCTGATGTGATGGATCTGCCGTCTAttgggcaggaggaggcgtATAATATCGCGAAGCACATCGCttcggtggaggagctggatgatTTGTTTTTGCCGAGCAAGGGGGAGGTGCCGTTGACGGCGCAGTTTGCGGGGagctggttgaggttgaagtaCTTGAGCGAGGTGCTGCAGAGCAATTTGAGGGATGTGAGGTATTTGTGGACGGAGGGGGAGCTGAGCTTGTattttggggtggaggaggtgctggatTTGATTGGGGCTAGTTTTGAGGATAAtgcgaggacgagggaggtggtgagggagattAGGGGGAATCCGAGGCCTAGGGGGGAGTag
- a CDS encoding hypothetical protein (EggNog:ENOG503NVPM; COG:I; BUSCO:EOG09260GIX) produces MSVSTDSPRPLLPSTSSPMTPDLLQSRRSSRPSQVRTDLVPPSHAQLVVIPPSAVSNSSASTMWPSSQHGSPTQSMEAVASLTTASSLQGSPDSLEPGQEKGLELVTPLQLPEAIVSKQPDQTTTTLSRRTSNTSLGSTLKSPLGSTTAMAEASKSMSLIRRTSSSLRNRANGLFPRRGSSTHPRSRDGSVGPGVMRRRGSMSNPGTPYDNISPFETDSDDDVVLVGVDEVFGGDGAIREPSPLASTPLAASFGSVPLSLRQGTPLTKITKKNNRKRIVLTLDPDSAKIWWDRTKASKCVYVDDIKEIRMAGDIGQYLLDAKLEEKDRPRFFSLMYAVSGKPGVTKWLHLITDTDKAFYDWTQTLGAFSQYRQDFAASLMAFNDDAVRVYWDREMEKRFGTVRSKEAEQIEFADVERVCRNLHIHASTDSLRKIFNTIKGKPLSYSQSSNPGLNFDEFLEFVRMMKAREDIRRVYQEHTASQESGMTKPEFLQFLRLVQCENVDEDLATWEATFARFARRGKAKDAESQGDAGLIMSEAAFASYLSSSSNAVIPKAPPKYDLNRPINEYYISSSHNTYLLGRQVAGTSSVEGYISALMGGCRCVEVDCWDGADDQPVVSHGHTMTTRISFLEVIKTINKYAFVKSRFPLWISLEVRCSQATQVNMAKIMIEIFGDKLVQKPLESFTDRLPTPSDLLERILIKVKKPQQPDPVERVGRRRGNSMPSPFQRPLPDNGPVPSSPLLSPTAMARTNRINTITEGKVHDTPSSSPSECDSESEKDSARKVVNSKISPVLGALGVYCVGIQFDGFDTQEAKSFNHIFSFKEKTFAEKNQPGPSKQALYRHNMRHLMRVYPNGGRITSSNFDPLIYWKRGVQMAALNWQTFDLGMQLNQAMFAGGTDQSGYVLKPLEGRQIQLMPNLTADECVGKRPRKRVSFDIDVISAQQLMRPLNLGEKRTLDPYVEVEVFLADDKRNKNNAVSNVTVEESKRTYRSKFVRDNGFNPEFNMSCSFDLTTKYPDLIFVRFKVKQAESKGYNDKSPPLATYTAKLSNLKQGYRTIPLLNKEGEQFLFSTLFVKIRKGPVEVFMADYQEEAPKNGNRLKNIGRNVFNQSNTSPKSSMDSGRS; encoded by the coding sequence ATGTCCGTCTCTACCGATTCACCGCGTCCATTACTGCCCTCCACCTCTTCTCCCATGACTCCCGATCTCCTCCAGAGCAGGCGTTCTTCACGCCCCAGCCAGGTCCGGACGGACCTGGTCCCTCCATCACATGCCCAGCTCGTCGTTATACCACCATCAGCAGTCAGCAACTCGTCCGCCTCCACCATGTGGCCAAGCTCGCAACATGGCTCGCCAACCCAGTCTATGGAGGCTGTTGCCAGTCTCACGACGGCCAGCTCCCTACAGGGCTCACCAGACTCGCTGGAGCCGGGGCAGGAAAAGGGGCTTGAGCTCGTCACCCCTTTGCAGCTTCCGGAGGCCATTGTCTCGAAGCAGCCCGACCAGACTACCACCACACTGTCTCGAAGAACCAGCAACACCTCACTCGGCAGCACCCTGAAGAGCCCCCTTGGAAGCACAACGGCCATGGCTGAGGCTAGCAAGTCGATGAGCCTGATCCGTCGAACCTCGAGCTCGCTTCGTAATAGGGCCAATGGCCTGTTCCCTCGAAGGGGTTCCTCAACCCATCCAAGGAGCCGGGATGGGAGCGTTGGTCCCGGTGTCATGCGAAGGAGGGGCAGTATGAGCAATCCCGGCACCCCCTATGACAATATCAGTCCCTTCGAGACTGATtcagatgatgatgtggtacTCGTGGGCGTCGATGAAGTatttggcggtgatggggccATCCGAGAACCAAGCCCTCTTGCTTCAACACCATTGGCCGCGAGTTTTGGCTCCGTTCCGCTCTCCCTCCGCCAAGGGACACCACTGACGAAAATCACCAAAAAGAACAACCGAAAGCGTATCGTTCTGACTCTGGACCCCGATTCGGCCAAAATCTGGTGGGATCGGACCAAGGCATCCAAGTGTGTTTATGTCGACGATATCAAGGAGATTCGCATGGCGGGAGACATTGGACAGTACTTGCTCGATGCGAAACTCGAAGAAAAGGACAGGCCCAggttcttctccttgatgtATGCGGTTTCAGGGAAGCCAGGGGTAACAAAGTGGCTACACCTCATCACCGACACAGACAAGGCCTTCTATGACTGGACCCAGACACTTGGAGCCTTCTCCCAGTACCGGCAAGATTTTGCGGCCAGCCTTATGGCTTTCAATGACGATGCTGTTCGTGTTTATTGGGACCGGGAGATGGAAAAGCGGTTCGGTACGGTGCGTTCCAAGGAGGCCGAACAAATCGAATTTGCCGATGTTGAACGTGTGTGCCGAAACCTGCACATTCATGCGTCTACCGACTCACTGCGGAAAATCTTCAACACTATCAAGGGCAAGCCCCTGTCGTACTCCCAGAGCAGCAACCCTGGCCTCAACTTTGATGAATTTCTTGAATTTGTACGAATGATGAAGGCGCGAGAAGACATCCGCCGCGTATATCAAGAACACACCGCGAGTCAGGAGAGTGGTATGACCAAGCCCGAGTTCTTGCAGTTCTTGCGACTTGTGCAGTGTGAGAATGTCGACGAGGACTTGGCAACTTGGGAGGCCACATTCGCTCGCTTTGCGCGCAGGGGCAAAGCGAAGGATGCCGAGTCTCAGGGTGATGCAGGTCTTATCATGTCAGAGGCCGCGTTTGCCAGTtatctttcctcttcttccaatGCCGTCATTCCCAAAGCACCACCAAAGTACGACCTGAACAGACCAATCAACGAGTACTACATTTCCAGCTCCCACAACACCTACTTGCTCGGTCGTCAAGTAGCAGGCACCTCTAGCGTAGAGGGCTACATCTCTGCACTGATGGGAGGTTGCCGATGTGTCGAGGTCGATTGCTgggatggtgctgatgaTCAGCCCGTCGTCTCGCATGGTCATACGATGACCACGCGCATCTCCTTTCTCGAGGtcatcaagaccatcaacAAGTACGCCTTTGTCAAGTCTCGGTTTCCTCTCTGGATCTCCCTGGAGGTGCGGTGCAGCCAAGCGACGCAGGTCAACATGGCCAAGATCATGATCGAGATCTTTGGTGACAAGCTGGTGCAGAAGCCTCTCGAGTCCTTCACTGATCGCCTCCCAACCCCGTCAGATTTACTGGAGCGTATCCTcatcaaggtcaagaagcCGCAACAGCCCGACCCCGTGGAGCGGGTTGGTCGTAGACGCGGCAACAGCATGCCTTCGCCTTTCCAACGCCCACTGCCAGACAACGGACCGGTCCCATCCAGTCCCCTCCTGAGTCCCACAGCGATGGCCCGCACCAACCGCATCAACACCATTACCGAGGGCAAGGTTCACGAcacgcccagcagcagccccagcGAGTGCGACAGCGAGAGCGAAAAGGATTCGGCAAGAAAGGTGGTCAACAGTAAGATCAGCCCGGTGCTCGGCGCGCTCGGAGTTTACTGTGTCGGTATCCAATTCGACGGCTTCGACACTCAAGAGGCCAAGTCATTCAACCACATCTTCTCGTTCAAAGAGAAGACGTTTGCGGAGAAGAACCAACCTGGCCCATCGAAGCAGGCGCTCTACCGCCATAATATGCGGCACCTGATGCGGGTTTATCCCAATGGTGGGCGCATCACATCCAGCAACTTCGACCCACTGATCTACTGGAAACGCGGAGTGCAGATGGCAGCGCTCAACTGGCAGACATTTGACCTCGGCATGCAGCTGAACCAGGCCATGTTTGCTGGCGGAACAGACCAGTCAGGTTATGTTTTGAAGCCATTAGAGGGGCGTCAGATCCAGCTCATGCCTAACTTGACCGCTGATGAATGCGTGGGCAAACGGCCGCGCAAGAGGGTTTCCTTTGATATTGATGTTATTTCAGCCCAGCAGTTGATGAGGCCGCTCAATCTCGGAGAGAAACGGACGTTGGATCCCTACGTCGAGGTTGAAGTCTTCCTTGCCGACGACAAGAGAAACAAGAACAATGCCGTCTCCAACGTTACCGTCGAAGAGTCGAAGCGCACCTACCGCTCCAAGTTTGTTCGCGACAATGGCTTCAATCCCGAGTTCAACATGTCCTGCTCGTtcgacctcaccaccaaataCCCGGACTTGATCTTTGTGAGATTCAAGGTCAAGCAGGCCGAATCCAAGGGTTACAATGACAAGTCTCCTCCTCTCGCAACCTACACTGCCAAGCTTTCCAACCTCAAGCAAGGCTACCGCACAATCCCACTCCTGAACAAGGAAGGCGAACAATTCCTGTTCTCCACTCTCTTCGTCAAGATTCGCAAGGGTCCCGTGGAGGTGTTCATGGCTGATTATCAGGAAGAGGCCCCCAAGAACGGGAACAGACTCAAGAATATTGGCAGGAACGTCTTCAACCAATCCAACACGAGCCCCAAGTCAAGCATGGACAGTGGCCGTTCCTGA